A single window of Archangium gephyra DNA harbors:
- a CDS encoding gluconeogenesis factor YvcK family protein: MEGWDMLESSELPLDEALEWDARKERRTGNRNELLQALDIRPTRIVAMGGGTGLPMVLRGLARRADPKLGDPGLDITAVVAMSDDGGSSGRLRRTRGTLPPGDVRNCLVALAGGKGTSPLSEVFQYRFAGRRGLAGHAVGNLLIAALAELKGDFLEAVRVSGELLGVKGRVLPSTTSPVQLVAQMEDRTEVVGERNISRAHGRISKVLLSPRSPPPVDGLIESIRTADLIAIGPGSLYSSVMPNLLVDGVAQALCESRALKVMVANLMTQPGETDGMDCLDHVRAVIDHVGPVLDAVLINGALPSEEAAKRYALKGQFPVRVDRRALISAGVVPVEADLLKEGSRIRHDSRKVARCLLKMARSGL, encoded by the coding sequence TTGGAGGGATGGGACATGCTCGAGTCGTCGGAACTGCCTCTCGACGAGGCGTTGGAATGGGATGCGCGCAAGGAGCGCCGGACGGGCAACCGCAACGAGCTGCTGCAGGCGCTCGATATCCGGCCGACGCGGATCGTCGCCATGGGCGGAGGGACGGGGTTGCCCATGGTGCTGCGCGGCCTGGCCCGGCGCGCGGATCCGAAGCTGGGGGACCCGGGTCTGGACATCACCGCCGTGGTGGCGATGAGTGATGACGGCGGCAGCTCCGGCCGGCTGCGGCGCACGCGGGGGACGCTGCCTCCCGGGGACGTGCGCAACTGCCTGGTGGCCCTGGCGGGTGGCAAGGGCACCAGCCCCCTGAGCGAGGTCTTCCAGTACCGCTTCGCGGGCAGGCGCGGCCTGGCGGGCCACGCGGTGGGCAACCTGCTGATCGCCGCGCTCGCCGAGCTCAAGGGCGACTTCCTGGAGGCGGTGCGCGTCTCTGGAGAGCTGCTGGGCGTGAAGGGCCGGGTGCTGCCCAGCACCACCTCGCCGGTGCAGCTGGTGGCGCAGATGGAGGACCGCACCGAGGTGGTGGGCGAGCGCAACATCAGCCGTGCCCACGGCCGCATCAGCAAGGTGCTGCTCAGCCCGCGCTCGCCGCCTCCGGTGGACGGGCTGATCGAGTCCATCCGCACCGCGGACCTCATCGCCATCGGGCCGGGCTCGCTGTACTCGAGCGTGATGCCCAACCTGCTGGTGGACGGGGTGGCCCAGGCGCTGTGCGAGTCGCGGGCGCTGAAGGTGATGGTGGCCAACCTGATGACGCAGCCGGGCGAGACGGACGGCATGGACTGCCTGGACCACGTGCGCGCCGTCATCGACCACGTGGGCCCCGTGCTGGACGCGGTGCTGATCAACGGCGCCCTGCCTTCGGAGGAGGCCGCCAAGCGCTACGCCCTCAAGGGCCAGTTCCCCGTCCGGGTGGATCGCCGCGCCCTCATCAGCGCGGGTGTCGTGCCGGTGGAGGCGGACCTCCTCAAGGAAGGCTCGCGCATCCGCCACGACAGCCGCAAGGTGGCGCGCTGCCTGCTGAAGATGGCCCGCAGCGGGCTGTAG
- a CDS encoding GNAT family N-acetyltransferase — protein MIHEAELSPTPSPAQWLEVGTVRELSQLAGLRGAWSDLLDASNAGPFNAWEWLYPWCRRIGADRKPFVLQAKDRTGALVGLMPLGFEYQWVLGRPVRRLAFLGETHVGSDYLDVVARRGREEEVARVFAEALWELRDQWDVLDLTDLREDSVTVRVLRETFEKHRADLRMSTRYVCPYESLSKGETFDGFLRRTSRRDNFLRRKKWLEKQEGYRIEKTEAPGALAGPLTDFFRLHSARWESDGGSQGIRGSGVESFHRDATQLLAERGRLRLYTMKVGGQAVASVYGILHRDAFIYFQSGYDPAWRNRSVGLVLVGETFKDAIEAGFSEYDFLRGTESYKSDWTTQQRRTVSVRVLSPGGGGEWLVRREEAMKQVREVAKRVLPQDMVERVRRLRRRLSAVRG, from the coding sequence GTGATTCACGAAGCGGAACTGTCACCCACGCCGAGCCCCGCGCAGTGGCTGGAGGTGGGCACCGTACGGGAGCTGTCCCAGCTGGCGGGGCTGCGAGGCGCCTGGAGCGACCTGCTGGACGCGAGCAACGCGGGCCCGTTCAACGCGTGGGAGTGGCTGTACCCGTGGTGCCGGCGGATCGGCGCGGACCGCAAGCCCTTCGTGTTGCAGGCGAAGGATCGGACGGGGGCGCTGGTGGGGCTGATGCCGCTGGGCTTCGAGTACCAGTGGGTGCTCGGGAGGCCGGTGAGGCGGCTGGCGTTCCTGGGCGAGACGCACGTGGGCAGCGACTACCTGGACGTGGTCGCGCGCAGAGGGCGCGAGGAGGAAGTGGCGCGCGTCTTCGCCGAGGCCCTGTGGGAGCTGAGGGATCAGTGGGACGTGCTGGATCTGACGGACCTGCGCGAGGACTCGGTGACGGTGCGGGTGCTGCGGGAGACGTTCGAGAAGCACCGGGCGGACCTGCGGATGTCCACGCGGTACGTGTGCCCGTACGAGTCGCTGTCGAAGGGGGAGACCTTCGACGGCTTCCTGAGGCGTACGAGCCGGCGGGACAACTTCCTGCGGCGCAAGAAGTGGCTGGAGAAGCAGGAGGGCTACCGCATCGAGAAGACGGAGGCGCCGGGGGCGCTGGCGGGGCCGCTGACGGACTTCTTCCGGCTGCACTCGGCGCGGTGGGAGTCGGACGGAGGCTCGCAGGGCATTCGCGGCAGTGGAGTCGAGTCCTTCCACCGGGACGCGACGCAACTGCTCGCCGAGCGGGGGCGGCTGCGCCTGTACACGATGAAGGTGGGAGGCCAGGCGGTGGCCTCGGTGTACGGCATCCTCCACCGGGACGCGTTCATCTACTTCCAGTCCGGCTATGATCCGGCGTGGCGCAACCGGAGCGTGGGCCTGGTGCTGGTGGGCGAGACGTTCAAGGACGCCATCGAGGCGGGGTTCAGCGAGTACGACTTCCTGCGAGGCACCGAGTCCTACAAGTCCGACTGGACGACGCAGCAGCGGCGCACGGTGTCCGTGCGCGTGCTCTCACCCGGTGGGGGAGGGGAGTGGCTGGTGCGGCGCGAGGAGGCCATGAAGCAGGTGCGCGAGGTGGCCAAGCGCGTGCTGCCGCAGGACATGGTCGAGCGCGTGCGCCGCTTGAGGCGCAGGCTCTCGGCGGTCCGCGGCTGA
- a CDS encoding sensor histidine kinase: protein MCLRPSLFILLLALAAALRPCDASATSLDPYAYTSYSVTEGAPADIWTLEQSPTGYLWLGTGMGLYRFDGVRFDRYPLREGQRLPSSNINALKVLPNGDIWLGFFAGGAARLSEGRATVFGPREGMPPGRVLRFASTPDGALWAAAAGGLARFEAGQWQVVGREWGYDDGAAEYVYVDRRGVLWVCTPRRLFFLRPGERRFQDTGETISRDAVLAEDPAGRLWLSDDLQGTRPLPDHARSVPPVTAPAPSVPTAGAPAFARAKQMLFARDGSLWLTIWGSGIWRLSSPASIPTGRGLSPSDPLEKFERADGLASSVLVPVIEDTEGTVWVGTNAGLVGFQKKRLQDIPELSSVSQGGFSLAVLDTGVMVGNQRTALVVDPPAPPRAYDGPVPNRWAITAADGALWWFDRRGVFRREGDTLRKFDFPAGTAQSQVMAFMPNGQDGMWLSILGHGIFVATPEGIQPERRFGDSPAPNAMAFGPGNEVWLAFEDEVVRWSGGHATRYGVGDGLAIGRATTVHATGKNLWVAGENGVARFDGQRFATILESRDLAFGHITGIIESLDGDLWMNGGRGVVQVKAGDIDGMFSQPGGALNYRLFDWRDGLPGIALQAGPVPTAVRDQRGRLWFATNGGVAWLDPAALLKNERPPRTEIQSVRAGDRTYLAGDDLQLPEGTHSVTLRYTAVTLAAADRARFRYRMEGVDGEWHDGGALREATYAHLTHGRYRFRVVSSNGDGVWDETGATLDFTIEPTLVQTKTFAVACVLALLAIAWSAYRMRARVIENQVQLRLEERHRERERIARELHDTLLQGVQGLVLQFDSVARRIAEPRLNEEMERAIVKAEGLIAAARDRVSDLRETDGPLGMALTRAAWELADEKLLIDVSVTGDERPLRAAVRDELLMIAREAMANAVRHAKARSIAVSLAYEEHRLSLCVKDDGTGLDPLYSNHDGKPGRYGIKGMFERARRLGGALRISNAPEGGTEVDVRIQAAAAYADTSSGLLLRWMKWLKAARPG, encoded by the coding sequence ATGTGTCTCCGGCCGTCCCTCTTCATCCTCCTGCTCGCACTGGCCGCTGCGCTGCGCCCCTGTGACGCCTCGGCCACGTCCCTCGACCCCTACGCCTACACCTCGTACTCGGTGACCGAGGGCGCGCCCGCCGACATCTGGACGCTGGAGCAGTCGCCCACGGGATACCTCTGGCTCGGCACCGGCATGGGCCTCTATCGGTTCGATGGGGTCCGCTTCGACCGCTATCCGCTGCGGGAGGGGCAGCGGCTGCCGTCCTCCAACATCAACGCGTTGAAGGTGCTGCCCAACGGCGACATCTGGCTGGGTTTCTTCGCCGGAGGCGCGGCGCGACTGAGTGAGGGCCGCGCCACCGTCTTTGGCCCCCGCGAGGGAATGCCGCCCGGCCGTGTGCTGAGGTTCGCCAGCACCCCGGACGGCGCGCTCTGGGCCGCCGCCGCGGGCGGGTTGGCCAGGTTCGAGGCGGGGCAATGGCAGGTGGTGGGCCGGGAATGGGGCTACGACGACGGCGCCGCGGAGTACGTCTACGTCGATCGGCGCGGCGTGCTCTGGGTTTGCACGCCACGCCGGCTGTTCTTCCTCCGTCCGGGGGAGCGGCGGTTCCAGGACACGGGAGAAACGATCTCCCGGGACGCCGTGCTCGCGGAGGACCCTGCCGGCCGGCTCTGGCTGAGCGATGATCTCCAGGGGACGCGTCCTCTGCCGGACCATGCCCGGTCCGTCCCGCCAGTCACCGCACCCGCGCCTTCCGTGCCGACGGCGGGCGCGCCTGCCTTCGCACGGGCCAAGCAGATGCTGTTCGCCCGCGACGGCAGCCTCTGGCTCACCATCTGGGGGTCCGGCATCTGGCGGTTGTCCTCCCCGGCCAGCATTCCGACCGGACGCGGCCTGAGCCCCTCGGATCCGTTGGAGAAGTTCGAGCGGGCCGATGGACTGGCCTCCTCGGTGCTGGTGCCGGTGATCGAGGACACCGAGGGCACGGTGTGGGTGGGCACGAACGCCGGGCTGGTGGGTTTCCAGAAGAAGCGCCTGCAGGACATCCCCGAGCTGTCGTCGGTGTCTCAAGGGGGCTTCTCGCTCGCGGTTCTGGATACCGGGGTGATGGTGGGCAATCAGCGGACCGCGCTGGTGGTGGACCCGCCCGCTCCACCTCGCGCCTACGACGGTCCGGTGCCGAACCGCTGGGCCATCACGGCCGCGGATGGCGCGCTGTGGTGGTTCGACAGACGGGGGGTGTTCCGGCGCGAGGGGGACACGCTGCGGAAGTTCGACTTCCCCGCCGGCACCGCTCAGTCGCAGGTGATGGCCTTCATGCCGAATGGCCAGGACGGCATGTGGCTGTCGATCCTCGGCCACGGGATCTTCGTCGCCACCCCCGAGGGCATCCAGCCCGAAAGACGGTTCGGCGACAGCCCCGCCCCCAATGCCATGGCGTTCGGCCCTGGCAACGAGGTCTGGCTGGCGTTCGAGGACGAAGTGGTCCGGTGGTCCGGCGGTCACGCGACCCGGTATGGCGTGGGCGATGGGTTGGCGATCGGCCGCGCGACCACGGTCCACGCGACCGGGAAGAACCTGTGGGTCGCCGGTGAAAACGGGGTCGCGCGTTTCGACGGCCAGCGCTTCGCGACGATTCTGGAGAGCCGCGACCTCGCCTTCGGTCACATCACTGGAATCATCGAGTCGCTGGACGGGGACCTGTGGATGAACGGCGGGCGGGGCGTGGTCCAGGTGAAGGCCGGCGACATCGACGGGATGTTCTCGCAGCCTGGCGGAGCGCTGAACTACCGCCTGTTCGACTGGCGCGACGGGCTGCCCGGCATTGCCTTGCAGGCGGGTCCGGTTCCCACGGCGGTGCGGGATCAGCGTGGCCGGTTGTGGTTCGCGACCAACGGTGGCGTCGCGTGGCTGGATCCGGCCGCGTTGCTCAAGAACGAGCGCCCGCCCCGGACCGAGATTCAGAGCGTGCGGGCCGGCGATCGCACCTATCTCGCGGGGGACGACCTGCAGCTGCCGGAAGGCACCCACAGCGTGACGCTGCGCTACACCGCGGTCACGCTCGCGGCGGCGGACCGGGCACGGTTCCGCTATCGGATGGAGGGAGTGGACGGCGAGTGGCACGACGGCGGAGCGCTGCGTGAGGCGACCTACGCCCATCTCACCCACGGCCGCTATCGTTTCCGCGTGGTCTCCTCCAACGGTGACGGCGTATGGGACGAAACCGGCGCCACGCTGGACTTCACCATCGAGCCCACCCTGGTCCAGACGAAGACTTTCGCCGTGGCCTGCGTGCTCGCCCTGTTGGCCATTGCCTGGAGCGCGTACCGGATGCGGGCCCGCGTCATCGAAAACCAGGTCCAACTGCGGCTGGAAGAGCGCCACCGCGAACGGGAGCGGATTGCCCGGGAACTGCACGACACGCTGCTGCAGGGAGTGCAAGGCCTGGTGCTTCAGTTCGACAGCGTGGCCAGGCGCATCGCCGAACCCAGACTCAACGAAGAGATGGAGCGCGCGATCGTGAAGGCCGAGGGCCTGATCGCCGCCGCGCGCGACCGGGTCTCCGATCTGCGCGAGACCGACGGGCCGCTCGGCATGGCGCTCACTCGTGCGGCGTGGGAACTGGCGGACGAAAAGCTCCTCATCGACGTCTCCGTCACGGGCGATGAACGGCCGCTGCGCGCCGCCGTCCGCGACGAGTTGCTCATGATCGCCCGGGAGGCGATGGCCAACGCGGTACGCCACGCGAAGGCCCGGTCCATCGCCGTGTCCCTGGCCTATGAGGAGCACCGTTTGAGCCTGTGCGTGAAGGATGACGGCACGGGCCTGGATCCCCTCTATTCCAACCATGACGGCAAGCCGGGCCGCTATGGCATCAAGGGCATGTTCGAGCGAGCCCGGCGCCTGGGTGGCGCACTGCGGATAAGCAATGCGCCGGAGGGTGGCACGGAGGTGGACGTGCGAATCCAGGCGGCAGCCGCCTACGCGGACACGTCATCCGGTCTGTTGCTCCGGTGGATGAAATGGCTCAAGGCCGCCAGGCCTGGATGA
- a CDS encoding FAD-dependent oxidoreductase: protein MSTSTPLPPTPSGKHALVYGGSTAGLIAAGVLSRHFERVTLVERDRFEDGPQARKGVPQGSHIHGLLTRGMNVLCEIFPGFREELKEAGSRFIDMTGDHAWFMGGLWRPRVPCGLYFYAQSRPLLEWVLRRRLKALPNVTVRDGREVTGFQTSADKARVTGVHLRAPGGGQEETLEAELVVDASGRGSRTPQWLEALGYPRVEETNIQVDVIYSSRLFRRPPGFVADWKMMSIAPQLPTEKRMALIETIENDHLLMSIAGWHGVQPPLDDAGYIEFTRDMVQPHIYEVMKHAEPLGPIHVFRYSHNQRRHYERMPRFPEGLAPVGDAFCSFNPIYGQGMTTGALQAQTLGECVRQGLSGVSQRYRRQMGELLATPWSMATTGDLRFPHVEGKRPPGFALTNWYGDRFQRLASHDVEALHTFVRVMQMVEEPTVLFSPRLALKVLTARPTAADLERKPEPPFAPAAVKEQAA, encoded by the coding sequence ATGAGCACTTCGACTCCCCTCCCCCCCACGCCCAGCGGCAAGCACGCCCTCGTCTATGGCGGCAGCACGGCCGGGTTGATCGCCGCGGGCGTCCTGTCCCGTCACTTCGAGCGCGTCACCCTGGTGGAGCGAGACCGCTTCGAGGACGGGCCCCAGGCCCGCAAGGGCGTCCCCCAGGGCTCCCACATCCATGGCCTGCTCACGCGCGGCATGAACGTGCTGTGTGAGATCTTCCCCGGCTTCCGCGAGGAGCTGAAGGAGGCGGGCTCCCGCTTCATCGACATGACGGGAGACCATGCCTGGTTCATGGGCGGCCTCTGGCGCCCGCGCGTCCCCTGCGGCCTCTACTTCTACGCGCAGAGCCGGCCCCTCTTGGAGTGGGTGCTCCGCCGGCGCCTCAAGGCCCTGCCCAACGTGACGGTGCGCGATGGCCGCGAGGTGACGGGCTTCCAGACGAGCGCGGACAAGGCCCGCGTCACCGGTGTCCACCTGCGCGCCCCCGGCGGCGGCCAGGAGGAGACGCTCGAGGCCGAGCTGGTGGTGGACGCCAGCGGCCGCGGCTCCCGCACCCCCCAGTGGCTGGAGGCCCTGGGCTACCCCCGCGTGGAGGAGACGAACATCCAGGTGGACGTCATCTACTCCAGCCGGCTCTTCCGGCGGCCCCCCGGCTTCGTGGCGGACTGGAAGATGATGAGCATCGCGCCCCAGCTCCCCACGGAGAAGCGCATGGCCCTCATCGAGACCATCGAGAACGACCACCTGCTCATGTCCATCGCCGGCTGGCATGGCGTGCAACCGCCCCTGGATGACGCCGGCTACATCGAGTTCACCCGGGACATGGTGCAGCCGCACATCTACGAGGTGATGAAGCACGCCGAGCCGCTCGGGCCCATCCACGTCTTCCGCTACTCGCACAACCAGCGGCGCCACTACGAGCGCATGCCGCGCTTCCCGGAAGGACTGGCGCCCGTGGGCGATGCGTTCTGCTCCTTCAACCCCATCTACGGCCAGGGCATGACCACGGGCGCGCTGCAGGCGCAGACCCTGGGCGAGTGCGTGCGTCAGGGCCTGAGCGGAGTGTCGCAGCGCTACCGCCGGCAGATGGGCGAGCTCCTGGCGACCCCCTGGAGCATGGCGACGACCGGCGACCTGCGCTTCCCCCACGTGGAGGGCAAGCGCCCTCCCGGGTTCGCCCTGACGAACTGGTATGGCGACCGCTTCCAACGGCTCGCGAGCCACGACGTGGAGGCCCTGCACACCTTCGTGCGGGTGATGCAGATGGTCGAGGAGCCCACGGTGCTCTTCTCCCCGCGCCTGGCGCTGAAGGTCCTCACCGCCCGGCCCACCGCCGCCGATCTGGAGCGCAAGCCGGAGCCGCCCTTCGCCCCGGCCGCCGTCAAAGAGCAGGCGGCCTGA
- a CDS encoding sugar transferase, translated as MLRVFHHYFSSRKLTLFIIEGAAIALACVLGAAACARVLAPADTHLALHQAMPGLLLLGATFVPTFQFSLYLMDLYNLRVAAEDRSRGARLLKAAGVTTAVVGLLMLALPWVLPVQLPPGALLGGAVGALVGTLLVRSSLRAVVGVPSRVLIVGDGLKARSVANAIEQGGEDSFQVVALVDPREPRANGEPAEPVDVTAERLGAEFVVQAADDMRGANWMEALLRCRLAGRRVYEAAGFCERVLRRFPVAHLRTSDFAFADELTVSRTRRWAKRVFDIAVASTLLLCAAPFLLLVALAIKLDSKGPLFYRQERVGLSGKTYWLWKFRSMRTDAEKDGAVWARANDDRVTRVGRFIRKTRIDEIPQVFNILTGDMSFVGPRPERPVFVEQLKQQIPFYGLREAVKPGLTGWAQIRYPYGASVEDARNKLEFDLYYVKNGSLFLDMGIIFHTVRHVLLARGAR; from the coding sequence GTGCTTCGGGTTTTCCATCATTACTTTTCATCCAGGAAGCTGACGCTCTTCATCATCGAGGGCGCCGCCATTGCCCTCGCGTGTGTGCTGGGGGCGGCGGCCTGCGCGAGGGTGCTGGCGCCAGCGGACACCCATCTGGCCCTGCACCAGGCGATGCCGGGGCTGCTGCTGCTGGGGGCCACGTTCGTTCCCACCTTCCAGTTCTCGCTCTACCTGATGGATCTGTACAACCTCAGGGTGGCGGCGGAGGACCGGAGCCGGGGCGCGCGGTTGCTCAAGGCGGCGGGCGTCACGACGGCGGTGGTGGGTCTCTTGATGCTGGCGCTGCCCTGGGTGCTGCCGGTGCAGCTGCCCCCCGGGGCGCTGCTGGGCGGGGCCGTGGGCGCCCTGGTGGGCACGCTGCTGGTGCGCTCGTCTCTGCGCGCGGTGGTGGGGGTTCCCAGCCGGGTGCTCATCGTGGGGGATGGCCTCAAGGCGCGCTCGGTGGCCAACGCCATCGAGCAGGGCGGCGAGGACAGCTTCCAGGTGGTGGCGCTGGTGGACCCGCGCGAGCCACGCGCCAACGGCGAGCCGGCCGAGCCGGTGGACGTGACGGCCGAGCGGCTCGGGGCCGAGTTCGTGGTGCAGGCGGCGGACGACATGCGCGGGGCCAACTGGATGGAGGCGCTGCTGCGCTGCCGCCTGGCCGGCCGCCGGGTGTACGAGGCCGCCGGCTTCTGCGAGCGGGTGCTGCGCCGCTTCCCGGTGGCGCACCTGCGCACCAGTGACTTCGCCTTCGCGGACGAGCTGACGGTGTCGCGCACCCGCCGGTGGGCCAAGCGCGTCTTCGACATCGCCGTGGCCTCGACGCTGCTGTTGTGCGCCGCGCCCTTCCTGCTGCTGGTGGCGCTGGCCATCAAGCTGGACTCCAAGGGGCCGCTCTTCTACCGGCAGGAGCGCGTGGGCCTGAGTGGCAAGACGTACTGGCTGTGGAAGTTCCGCAGCATGCGCACCGACGCGGAGAAGGACGGCGCGGTGTGGGCCCGGGCGAACGATGACCGTGTCACGCGGGTGGGCCGCTTCATCCGCAAGACGCGCATCGACGAGATTCCCCAGGTGTTCAACATCCTGACGGGAGACATGAGCTTCGTGGGGCCGCGGCCGGAGCGCCCCGTGTTCGTCGAGCAGCTCAAGCAGCAGATTCCCTTCTACGGACTGCGTGAGGCGGTGAAGCCCGGCCTCACGGGGTGGGCGCAGATCCGCTACCCGTACGGGGCTTCGGTGGAGGACGCGCGCAACAAGCTGGAGTTCGACCTGTACTACGTGAAGAACGGCTCCCTGTTCCTGGACATGGGCATCATCTTCCACACCGTGCGGCACGTGTTGCTGGCGCGGGGAGCGCGGTAG
- a CDS encoding GNAT family N-acetyltransferase translates to MEARQLSPAPGVIEVSDRTAFMALEPEWNALVESTADEPFYRHEFIRMWVDNFAPESRLRVLTQRDEAGRLSAVLPLMAGRASMYGVPVRQLAATANTHSCRFDVVAREPGAASEAFFSHLRTDKSWDVLLLTDVPEGGAGWSLYEAAKAAGLSVGTWESLQSPYIPLPDSWEAYQQTLQSKFKANCRRRRRKLEEKGRVTVERVEGGLELESKLEEGFALEASGWKGRRGTAMAQDTRTRGFYSELARTAGYAGRLALYYMRLDGRAVAFQYALEYGGRYFLLKPGYDESLGDCSPGQLLMEDVLRDCMSRGLREFDFLGPDMVWKRDWTDKVRRHTWLYVFNDTALGRAMCAAKFRWAPVAREVVARWKR, encoded by the coding sequence ATGGAAGCCAGACAGCTCTCCCCCGCACCGGGCGTCATCGAGGTGTCGGACCGGACCGCCTTCATGGCGCTCGAGCCCGAGTGGAACGCGCTCGTGGAGTCCACGGCCGACGAGCCCTTCTATCGTCACGAGTTCATCCGGATGTGGGTGGACAACTTCGCCCCGGAGTCGCGGCTGCGCGTGCTGACGCAGCGGGACGAGGCGGGGCGGCTGAGCGCCGTGCTGCCGCTGATGGCGGGGCGGGCGTCCATGTATGGGGTGCCGGTGCGGCAGCTGGCCGCCACGGCCAATACCCACTCGTGCCGCTTCGACGTGGTGGCGCGCGAGCCCGGAGCCGCCTCGGAGGCGTTCTTCTCGCACCTGCGCACGGACAAGAGCTGGGACGTGCTGCTGCTCACGGACGTGCCCGAGGGTGGGGCTGGCTGGTCGCTGTACGAGGCGGCGAAGGCGGCGGGGCTGTCGGTGGGGACGTGGGAGTCCTTGCAGTCGCCCTACATCCCGCTGCCGGACTCGTGGGAGGCGTACCAGCAGACGCTGCAGTCCAAGTTCAAGGCCAACTGCCGCCGCCGGCGCCGCAAGCTGGAGGAGAAGGGCCGCGTCACGGTGGAGCGGGTGGAGGGCGGGCTGGAGCTGGAGTCGAAGCTGGAGGAGGGCTTCGCGCTGGAGGCGAGCGGCTGGAAGGGCCGGCGCGGGACGGCGATGGCGCAGGACACGCGGACGCGGGGCTTCTACTCGGAGCTGGCGCGCACGGCGGGGTACGCGGGCCGGCTGGCGCTCTACTACATGCGGCTGGACGGGCGCGCGGTGGCCTTCCAGTACGCGCTGGAGTACGGCGGGCGCTACTTCCTGCTCAAGCCTGGCTACGACGAGTCGCTGGGGGATTGCAGCCCGGGCCAGCTCCTCATGGAGGACGTGCTGCGCGACTGCATGTCCCGAGGCCTGCGCGAGTTCGACTTCCTGGGGCCGGACATGGTGTGGAAGCGCGACTGGACGGACAAGGTGCGCCGCCACACGTGGCTCTACGTCTTCAACGATACGGCATTGGGCCGCGCGATGTGCGCGGCGAAGTTCCGCTGGGCCCCGGTGGCCAGGGAGGTGGTGGCGAGATGGAAGCGCTGA
- a CDS encoding DegT/DnrJ/EryC1/StrS family aminotransferase, which produces MEALNSTRLFVPALPTLWPGMLLGRGEPSGFMPFSAPNVRWFYFARNAVWLTVKMLGLDKGEVLMPAYHHGVEVEAVADAGATPRFYRVGSRWDVDVEDVERRIGPNTKALYLTHYAGFPGPAEEMRRIADKHGLPLIEDCALSLLSADGSVPLGTTGDIGIFCLYKTLPLPHGGALVVNGPRQYSLPEPPTPPITSTLSHTLSALLQNLELRGGRFGRGVRSFIRSLGKGAVKAADIQRVATGTQHFDRRHVDLGMSPFARRIAQAQDLEAIVERRRRNYFFLLGRLRDVSPPLFNQLPAGVSPLFYPLVVEDKAEVLARLHARGIEAIDFWRHMHPACDASAFPEVMQLRRSIVEIPCHQDLSPEVMAEVALVVRGALTQDRRTRKHAG; this is translated from the coding sequence ATGGAAGCGCTGAACTCGACGCGGTTGTTCGTTCCCGCCCTGCCGACGTTGTGGCCGGGCATGCTGCTGGGCCGTGGTGAGCCGAGCGGCTTCATGCCCTTCAGCGCGCCCAACGTCCGCTGGTTCTACTTCGCCCGCAACGCCGTCTGGCTGACGGTGAAGATGCTGGGGTTGGACAAGGGCGAGGTGCTGATGCCGGCCTACCACCACGGTGTGGAGGTGGAGGCGGTGGCGGACGCCGGGGCCACGCCGCGCTTCTACCGGGTGGGCAGCCGCTGGGACGTGGACGTGGAGGACGTGGAGCGGCGCATCGGGCCGAACACGAAGGCCCTCTACCTCACGCACTACGCGGGCTTCCCCGGCCCGGCCGAGGAGATGCGGCGGATCGCGGACAAGCATGGCCTGCCGCTCATCGAGGACTGCGCGCTGTCGTTGCTGAGCGCGGACGGCTCGGTGCCGCTGGGGACGACGGGGGACATCGGCATCTTCTGCCTGTACAAGACGCTGCCGCTGCCGCATGGCGGGGCGCTCGTCGTCAACGGCCCGAGGCAGTACAGCCTGCCCGAGCCGCCCACGCCGCCCATCACGTCCACGCTGAGCCATACGCTCTCCGCGCTGCTGCAGAACCTGGAGCTGCGCGGGGGCCGCTTCGGCCGCGGGGTGCGCAGCTTCATCCGGAGCCTGGGCAAGGGCGCGGTGAAGGCGGCGGACATCCAGCGGGTGGCCACGGGCACGCAGCACTTCGACAGGCGGCATGTGGACCTGGGGATGAGCCCGTTCGCGAGGCGGATCGCCCAGGCGCAGGATCTGGAGGCGATCGTCGAGCGGCGGCGGCGCAACTACTTCTTCCTGCTGGGACGGCTGCGGGACGTGTCGCCGCCGCTGTTCAACCAGCTGCCGGCGGGGGTGAGCCCGCTCTTCTACCCGCTGGTGGTGGAGGACAAGGCGGAGGTGCTGGCGAGGCTGCACGCGCGGGGAATCGAGGCCATCGATTTCTGGAGGCACATGCACCCGGCGTGCGACGCCTCGGCGTTCCCCGAGGTGATGCAGCTGAGGCGGAGCATCGTGGAGATTCCGTGCCACCAGGATCTCTCGCCAGAGGTGATGGCGGAGGTGGCGCTGGTGGTGCGGGGAGCGCTGACGCAGGACCGGCGCACGCGCAAGCACGCGGGCTGA